CTGAGCATTGCCGTACTGAAAGCTCGGATTGTGTTTCTCTCCCGACATAACATTCGAGTCGAAGGCAATTAAAAGGGCTGATAGTACGGCAGGCACACCCCAGGCGAACACCAGCTAAAGCgggaaattaaagttaaagtaGGTAGTTTAATAATAATCACAGATAGTTACCATATAGGGCCATAGTTTTAGCACGAAGCACAAGCTTCGACACTGCAGGAAGAGCAGTGAAATGGCTAAGAGACCAGTCCACAGACGAGTGCTGTAGGTGCCAATATTAAATAGGAGAAACTGAAGGTACAGGGGCCAACGGTGGACGTGCTCCATCTTGGACCAGAGGATTACTCCTATGCAGCACATGAGCTGTAATTGATATGCTTTATAAGTCAATTCCTTGAAgtatttaataacaatatctaACCTGAGAAAGCACCAGACAGAAAGTTATTCTCTGGGGCATTCGCTTAAAGCGCTTCGTCACGATCAACAATGCCAGCATGATACAACAGGCAGCCGCGCCGGCTACGCTGATGTCAAACGAAAAGGCATCGAGCTCATGGAGATAGTCCAGAGGCTTCAGGTTCGTCAGCGATATCATTTTGGCTGATATAAACATCAGCGGTGCTGAGATGAATGTACAGAAAACCATACTTCGAGCAACCTGAACGAAGAGAATACATAAGTAATGGGGAGTGGATTTGAATTCACTTTCAATCCAATTACCAATTCAACCTCCATGTTGTATTGTGTCGCAATGACGAAAGCCCCGGGGGCAGCTGGAAAGGTGCCGTAGAGAAAGCCGAAGGTGCTCAGCTCGGTGGTGTCGTTGAAGTTCTGGCCAGACTGCATAATGTTCACCGTCTGTCGGATAACGAGCGGTAGCACCAATCTGCAAAATGAGAATACACGTTTTGATCTATTGAATGCATACATAGTTAGAGGGAAACTTACATTTTTACCAGTATAAGAACACCAGGCAACAGGAACCCGGTGCTCTTTCGTTCGGATCCTGCCCCCCCTACGATCTTCAGACCAAGTAGGAACAAGGCTGTTGCCGAGAAGCTCTGGCCAAGCACACGCAACGTACTGGACACCATTTCGGGCAGACCATGGGGAAACAGGAAGCCTCCTGCAACACCCAGCAATGTCATCAGTAGTAACGGGTTGAAGAACAGTGCAACAAGGGTGTTAAAAACCAGAATAGTCCGTTCACCCAGGCAGCGATTCCGCTTGGACATCTGCTCCGCGGGACAAGTTTCTGGACAGAGTGGTGGATTGCGGGTCTACAAAGGATAAGAAGTTATAGTATATTTGGAGGGAGAGGGATTTGTTCAAACACCAACCACATCCTCCTTGTTCTTAATGATCTTTGAGATCTCCATGAGGACCAGACCAACTGGATTCAGAATAGCCAGTGAGATGGGAGCCATCAGATATAGATACGAGGCATATTCCGGATGCACATCCTTATAGAGAGCCATAACTGAAGGGAAAACAAAGTGTTGTTAGATGGAATTCAATTGAATCTGGGATAAAGTATACAGGTTACACTTACCAATGGGATAGCCGATAGCGAAGTCATTGCTCTGGGTGCAGAAAATAGCCATCAAGCCACCGCGGGCGTAGTTCAGGGGCCTGGCAACCAGCAGCGAGATGATCAGCACGGCGAAGAAGACCACCGCCTTGGAGACGAGCATGGCCAGAAGGAAACTCCAGTTCACAGCGCTCCAGTTGAGCTCCACCAGGGACAGGAAGATCAGCGAGGGCAGGGCGAAGGTACCCACGAACGTGCCCAGACCCTTGGTTTCCGCATTGCTGATGATCTTGAAGCGTCCGGCAATGTAACTGCAACAAGGAGCGAGTAAAAGGAGAACATTACACCATTAGTCAGGTTGTAAAGGCGTGTcggaccacgcccccttgATCGAAAGgcgttttttttataatgcTAATAACCCAGCCAGTCGGAAATACGGAAACTCTTAATCAATATGTACAGCGTACTCTACATGCATGTAAAACACATTCACCACAGCCACACGTGATCCCCTCGTAAACCAGTTTTATTTCGGTCTGTCTCTTGGCTAACAAAGattgtgtttattttcgcGCGAGTATCTGTATTTCTGTCACATTCGACGAGACAAATTAATTTGTCTGGTAATCTGGAGTAGGGAGTACTTCCCCCTGTGCTAAACGAACTAGTTTAGTGACCTCTCCTTATGACTCAACTCgatttattgcatttactGCATGTTCTGGGAAGAACCTGGAAATCTCTTATCTCCGCGAGATTTGTTAATATTGGCAGAATTCTGCTTCTGGGTTTACGAAGGTTCTCATGAGAATGCTCTTTCCCTGGAATGTGAAACACTTGTAGACATTATCTATGTTTTATTTAGCGTGAAAGAGGTTGCAAGACATGACTGATAACAAAGTGTGCCTATACGAAAGCTGCAAAGGAGGAAGATGAAACTATAGTTTCTTTATTGAGCAAACATAGAGAAATTCTTTATGCGCTTCTCTTAAGAAATTCCGTTTATATTTATAGGTAATCAGAAGAATACTTAGTAGAAATAATAACAGTTGAAAGCTATTTATGGGTCTTTATTTGAACATTCCCTTGGGTCTTAAATACAAGTTTTAACAAGTGTTGTCATTGAGTAAGGTCTGTCCACAGACTTTATACATAAACAAAAGCTAGACTGAAAAGAAAACGTCAACACCTTTTCCTTATTTATCTGCCTCATTTATCTGTGGAGCAAAACAAGTGTTCTAGAAACTCAGTCGAGagaaacgaaaccaaaattaGTCAACCgcgtaaaaaatgtttatgtacTCCCAAAAAGAGAGGTGAAGCTTAATTGGCAAACTGTGAGGATCGGCACGCAAATATTCATCTTACGTGCGCACACAAAGTGCAAGttcattaattttgtattactGCGGACCGACCTGTTGGGCAACTTTTGCCCAGAATCCGATGGAGAAACACCTGCGAATGTCTAGATTAGAGCAGCTTACACATAGTATAGATGCGATCGGTGCATTTATTATACTCGCAGTATTGCTACAGTTTAAACCAAACCGAGATTGGCTGCCTTAATTAGAGGTAGCGCTTATCAGGTTATTCCCACCCTAAAtcacaaatgaaaatgcctACAGCAAGTCAATCAAATTCTCACagggcaaacacacacaacgaAGATTCGTCAAATAAaagattaaatataatttcaatgtGATAACAATCGTAAACAAACCCTAATTGCATTACGAGCAGCACTTAAAACTGGAATTATATGCATCTCTGGCTACCCTTTGATTATAGCGTGTCAGAAAggtttatttacttttggGGAGTCATGTGATTGATATGGATATGATTTACGTTTACTAATACTTCGTATTTTCACTTAACAGAGTATTAAGTACTAAGAGTTTAAGTACTATGGAACGATAATTACTATTTGAACTTAAacttttacatacatatacgttACATAAATATTAGAATATTATTTAAGCTCGGTTTTGAGTTATAACTAGGTGTAAGAGCTAAACAAATGTGTGGTTCCCTAATACGTACcattaaatggttaaataaaGATAATGACTGGCAGGGTATCGCTTAGTCGACTGCACAAGTGCGGTAGAAGATTCTAAAGTCAGATGCCAACGAACGCGGCGGGAGAACAGTTAAGTAACATGCGAGTAGAAGTATGTATAATCGCACCCGACTTGGTAGTCGAGTTTGTAGGGGCGATATCTGTAGTTGTTTGATTGAACAGTTGGAGGAGGTGCATCTGCCAGGCGGTGGCTCTTTGTCTGGGCATGCATATCGCCAGTAATTGGCGGTGGCCGGTAGACAAATCGGTAATTGCGGTTACATAATCCACACAAAAACGGTGCAAATATTGCCTCAGGTGCAGTGGCTCGATGCTGTTTACAGGCTTAATGCTAAACGCTGTTTTGCAAGgtcatttttgtaattgtttcCACTGAGTCTTAAGGTTTTTACGGTTTTACGTTTTTCTCGCACTCTCTAAACGTTTTACTTTCGATTATTGCCCACTGGCAATTAAGTTTCGGCTTAGATGCATGTATAATGATTGATATAGGACCTAGGAAATTTACATACGAGTATTTACCTATGCCGCTCCCCATTGTTATTGAGCAATTTTTTGTATGTCAAATTTAATGAATGCTTCACGGCAATTTCCCAGGAAAAGTGCCACGAACGGCGGGAATTAGTTCAGATTTATGAAAGcgcttttttaattataactgCTATTAATGGGTGAGTAAACATTGGGAAACAATGCAGCTAGTGGCCGCAAAGCAAAGATATTCACTACCAAATGGCCGAAACAAAAGTTCATAAAGGTTTGCATTTTTCAGGTGAATGATCAAACAATATCAGTTGGCGACTTGCAATGACTAATCGGAAATGTTGTAATTTGAATAACCCTTTTCAAGCTACAACAAATCTAGCATAACATTCTTTCGCAATGCATCCGCAATTAAAAGAACTGCAGCATAAATTACAGAAATAGAGACAAAATCTGTTCAAACTTAGTGTTTCAGATCTTTCTTTTAATAgattgaattaaattatacTGCACATTTTAGTTGATCTGGCGGACACGCTTAATTTAACACAAATCAGTCACTTTTTGTTAATTTCGTTtctaaaaataacaaaagttaATTTAGCTGATTTCGGTTAATTGCTGAATTTGTTTGAAGAAGCAAGCGATGGAATCGGAGTACGCACAGACAGTGAGCCAGCAGTTTGCCATAGATTATAAAATTCGAGTGTCAATTGATAAGTGGGGGAAAACAAATCAGAGAAATTGAAACTGAATCGAGACGGTCAAATGGTCCGTCATAAATGCTGGTCACTGTACAAGTATATACATAAGTGCAAACACCACTTTTCTCGACCGCACGTACCCAATATTCGTTGCGATAAGGTGCAATACTTTGGAGTTAGGATCAGGGATTTGGGATGGGGCAACTTATATTGCAACTACTGCTATGCAAGCTATCTGTACATTTAAACTGTAAGTAATAGATTCTTAGATATACGTATGCAAACTGCAACGCTGTTTTGatagtttaataaatatagGAAATCAATTTTAGTGAATCTAAGTGTCTCTCCCTCTTTTCTTAAGGTAAACTATCTTATTTCAAgttatttgtacatttttttaattaagattGCTTAAATGATAGTTATGTTTTGTTAAAGAAAGTTGCCTGGGAGAATAgtttaaatgtaattgaataacatttaaatgttcTTGTAAAAATAAAGGTAATAAACCGAATAGGGCGGTTTGCCTGTACCTCAATCAAACAAAGGCTTGCAAATGTGGCGTAAAATAAATGGGTAATCTTATCGGGGAGGATGCGTGGGGCAGCTATCTAGGTGCGAAGTAGTTCCCCCATATATCTACTAACCCGCAAATGATGATGCCGAAGCACTGAACCAACGCCGGGTAAAAGTTGTTCATGGAGACGCCCCCGTCGTCGGCGCGTGGAGCCGCTGTTCCATTGGCCAAAGATGAGGCCATGGTCGCAGTGATGACCCTGACATTAGCCTCTGTGGTGGCCGCAATTCGCTGCCGTGCGTAGTACATGGAGCTGTCCATTGGGGACTACTGTGGAGTGGCTGCTGAGCGTGGGAGTTAACTTCAG
This genomic interval from Drosophila teissieri strain GT53w chromosome 3L, Prin_Dtei_1.1, whole genome shotgun sequence contains the following:
- the LOC122617351 gene encoding integral membrane protein GPR155 isoform X2 — its product is MDSSMYYARQRIAATTEANVRVITATMASSLANGTAAPRADDGGVSMNNFYPALVQCFGIIICGYIAGRFKIISNAETKGLGTFVGTFALPSLIFLSLVELNWSAVNWSFLLAMLVSKAVVFFAVLIISLLVARPLNYARGGLMAIFCTQSNDFAIGYPIVMALYKDVHPEYASYLYLMAPISLAILNPVGLVLMEISKIIKNKEDVTRNPPLCPETCPAEQMSKRNRCLGERTILVFNTLVALFFNPLLLMTLLGVAGGFLFPHGLPEMVSSTLRVLGQSFSATALFLLGLKIVGGAGSERKSTGFLLPGVLILVKILVLPLVIRQTVNIMQSGQNFNDTTELSTFGFLYGTFPAAPGAFVIATQYNMEVELVARSMVFCTFISAPLMFISAKMISLTNLKPLDYLHELDAFSFDISVAGAAACCIMLALLIVTKRFKRMPQRITFCLVLSQLMCCIGVILWSKMEHVHRWPLYLQFLLFNIGTYSTRLWTGLLAISLLFLQCRSLCFVLKLWPYMLVFAWGVPAVLSALLIAFDSNVMSGEKHNPSFQYGNAQAAISVFMLVMCFIVTVGCLVLHQRYKKRYEKYMTYSQTSDLHSTISTTNLLSNTDQSSIRQSVRTASYSSSSDDEDMIPTAAGLPSSRSNGNVSGGAGSGGGGCGSGNGTCCSGGAQVTNSSTTSTVVVDIEDLLNRTRQRASGANNKDLNKIESAPATEEIRNQMCSSSFNCGPSTSRQSCQTIIERYEDQNRRGLEPLEHPSDSDEHQTLKHTVLLICLLCSMFVGLAVSIWTLVMEGMSGIYLELSFLDAFLNFGQGLIVLAVFITDMGELLMPVVKLWRKLWYGANVVSLPHWSNVRPETKHICEQFRNHHLENCKKDIAKDRRWRIRVYRRVFYGTEFVSWLIEVGLSKDRMEAVHYARHLVDGRVLRHINNVYHFEDKLLLYNFCSRI
- the LOC122617351 gene encoding integral membrane protein GPR155 isoform X1, coding for MDSSMYYARQRIAATTEANVRVITATMASSLANGTAAPRADDGGVSMNNFYPALVQCFGIIICGYIAGRFKIISNAETKGLGTFVGTFALPSLIFLSLVELNWSAVNWSFLLAMLVSKAVVFFAVLIISLLVARPLNYARGGLMAIFCTQSNDFAIGYPIVMALYKDVHPEYASYLYLMAPISLAILNPVGLVLMEISKIIKNKEDVTRNPPLCPETCPAEQMSKRNRCLGERTILVFNTLVALFFNPLLLMTLLGVAGGFLFPHGLPEMVSSTLRVLGQSFSATALFLLGLKIVGGAGSERKSTGFLLPGVLILVKILVLPLVIRQTVNIMQSGQNFNDTTELSTFGFLYGTFPAAPGAFVIATQYNMEVELVARSMVFCTFISAPLMFISAKMISLTNLKPLDYLHELDAFSFDISVAGAAACCIMLALLIVTKRFKRMPQRITFCLVLSQLMCCIGVILWSKMEHVHRWPLYLQFLLFNIGTYSTRLWTGLLAISLLFLQCRSLCFVLKLWPYMLVFAWGVPAVLSALLIAFDSNVMSGEKHNPSFQYGNAQAAISVFMLVMCFIVTVGCLVLHQRYKKRYEKYMTYSRELSNPESETSDLHSTISTTNLLSNTDQSSIRQSVRTASYSSSSDDEDMIPTAAGLPSSRSNGNVSGGAGSGGGGCGSGNGTCCSGGAQVTNSSTTSTVVVDIEDLLNRTRQRASGANNKDLNKIESAPATEEIRNQMCSSSFNCGPSTSRQSCQTIIERYEDQNRRGLEPLEHPSDSDEHQTLKHTVLLICLLCSMFVGLAVSIWTLVMEGMSGIYLELSFLDAFLNFGQGLIVLAVFITDMGELLMPVVKLWRKLWYGANVVSLPHWSNVRPETKHICEQFRNHHLENCKKDIAKDRRWRIRVYRRVFYGTEFVSWLIEVGLSKDRMEAVHYARHLVDGRVLRHINNVYHFEDKLLLYNFCSRI